Proteins encoded within one genomic window of Phototrophicus methaneseepsis:
- a CDS encoding acetyl-CoA carboxylase biotin carboxyl carrier protein subunit, whose translation MKYTTLINGKQFEMEIERDGSLLINGERVDVDFLNMGSSLYSLIIDNRSIELAIDEDNGQYQLLVDGRLYEAQVLDERALFLANRRGGLGNASGEIKAPMPGLIVEVLVSVGDTVTEGQTVIILESMKMQNELKAAQDGIIKEIFVKAGQTVDKNAPLTTIGGDED comes from the coding sequence ATGAAATATACGACCCTCATCAATGGCAAACAATTTGAAATGGAAATTGAGCGAGATGGCAGTTTGCTCATCAATGGCGAGCGTGTCGATGTCGATTTCCTCAATATGGGCAGTTCACTCTATTCGCTCATCATTGATAATCGGTCTATCGAGCTGGCTATCGACGAAGACAACGGCCAGTACCAACTGCTGGTGGATGGCCGCCTGTACGAGGCCCAAGTACTGGATGAACGAGCACTCTTCCTGGCGAACCGCCGTGGTGGCCTGGGGAATGCTTCCGGCGAGATCAAGGCGCCTATGCCGGGGTTAATCGTCGAAGTCCTCGTCTCTGTAGGCGATACCGTCACAGAAGGCCAGACCGTCATCATTCTGGAATCTATGAAAATGCAGAATGAACTCAAAGCCGCTCAAGATGGCATCATCAAGGAAATATTCGTCAAAGCGGGACAAACTGTCGATAAGAACGCCCCTCTTACGACAATAGGCGGCGACGAAGACTAA